One Conger conger chromosome 7, fConCon1.1, whole genome shotgun sequence genomic window, tacctacgggcaatttagattttccaatcagcctaacctgcatgtctttggactgtgggaggaaacctggagtacccggaggaaacccacgcagacacggggagaacatgcaaactccgcacagagaggccctggccgacggggattcaaacccagcacctccttgctgtgaggcggcagtgctacccactgcaccatccgtgttgCCCTGCATGTAAAAATTGCCCTACATAAACATTTTCCCCTGCAAATGAAGTACCCTTTCCATATGCACACATTCCTGTCAATACATGTGACGTGAATGGGCAGACCCATCCTgtattttgtgcatgtgtgaatgtgtcataTCTGAATGGATTGGGCATGATGTGCATGCAGCTCCCCAGGCTTtgtcactcacactcatccaCCACTTCGAGGGTGAAGATTGCGCTGTGGTTTCTGCCCTTTTCTTTGGGGTTGCGCCCATAGCAGGTGTACTGGCCCGCGTCCTCAAAGGTGATGTTCCACAGTAAGATGGAGacgttatttttttttccaacaaactCCACACGTTCCCTCCAAATGGTCACCTGTGGATCCACACCATCTTCCGGGATCACCGAGTCACACAACTGGGGTAAAGGAGACAGGCAGACTAGCATTTACACCTTTGgcatctgtctgtgtgattcAATCCCCCCTCCCGTAACTAATCCACATGCCACAAAACATACACTGGAAAGCTCATTATCAgctttatcatcatcattattgcCAGCATCAGAATAATCAccaatatcatcatcatcaccaccaccatcattaGAGTTGAGACTTCCTCTGAGGGGTAGGACTCAAGAAATGGGGTCAGAAAGGTAAGGATgaggggtggggaggagggATAAGGCTTGCTCACCGTGTACATGGTGCCATTGTCATTGTACTGCCATCTGAAGTAGAGGTTCTTGATCCCGATGCAGCTAGCGTAGGTGCATGGCAGCAACACAGTACTACCATTTACTGCCACAAGGAATGGCACCTTCCCCACTGACATCTCCAGAGCCTGGGTAACCCACACCCCTaagaagagggaggagaaaTGGTATATGAGGTCTGCTGACCTCTGACTTCTGAACTCACCATGCATAATAGATTGCAGAACTGTATGCTTTTCTTTATATGCAGTATTGTGCAAAGGCcttaggcacatgtaaaatttaattaaattatcaaATAATTACATGACCAAAAGAAATTGGATATCACAAGCAGTGAACAGTGAAAATGTAACGTCCAATCAGCGCTCCCAACGCAACCAGCCCTCGTGGCCATGCTCTTCTGAGTATTGACATCTGCAGACTCTGGGGCCTTTGGCTCTCTGTGAAGTATTGTTTGTTCTGAACCTTACTGAGCCTTTTCCTACGCAGTTGTACTATCCTTTTTTGACTGTGCCTGTTTTTTCTTGACTATGATTATTGGATTACgtttgcctgtttgtttgcttgcaCTTCTGATCTCCTCTGTTTTGACCTGATTACCTCTTCTTTGGATTCTTCTCTTGCCTTGTCCCTCaagtaaaaaccttttttgaaCTCCTGCATCTGGGTCTAACCGTAAATCATTACAGAATACTTCACCTGAACATGACGGATCCAGCAGGAGCATTCGCAAACATGCCTTTCTCCTCTCCAGCATTAATTGCTGTACCCGAGAGGTATGATGACAATCCGGAAAAATGCAAAGGTTTTTTAATGCAATGCTCACTTTATTTAACCCATTAAGCTTTCCCATAGAGATTGATAAGATTTTGTTATTTCTCTTCTGTCCGGCCGAGCTGGAGTGGGCCACTGCTCTGTGGCATCAGTCCAACCCTGTGCTAACCTCTGAGACCAATTTTTTTGCCCACATAAAGGAGGTTTTTGACCACCCGCTGCGGGAAGAGACGTGGGGAATTTACTATGTGAGATCCGCCAAGGAGGATGCACCACTGCCGACTATGCGTTGCATTTTCGTACCCTGGCTGCCGGCAGTGGGTGGAATGATGCCGCATAACTCACTATGTACCGAAGAGGTTTAAATCTAGAGCTCCAAACTAAGCTGGCCTGTCGGGCTGATGTTCATATATTCAAACGTCTATTTCTATTGATAATATTATATGCCTACTAAGGAAAACACCCCGGGATTCTGTGCTGTTCCTGGCTCTGAACTGTTACCTGAACCAGAAACCATGCAAATCAGACGTGCTCCACTGTCATGAGAGGAGCATCAGAAACAAATCCGGCTTCGCTTGTGCCTATATCGCAGGGAATCGGGACATCTAATCTCTCGTTGCACAGCCCGGCCGCAAAGGGGTAACAACAATACAGCTGATACTGGGGTGAGAGAGTCACAGTTCTCTACAGTCTTTCACATAAGCAGCTTACGCTGCCAACAAAGCTGCGTTATGCCTCTAATTCTGTGTCTCTTACAGCCCTGATTGATTCTGGAGCAGCTGGAAACTTTGTGGACGTGAAGTTAGTGGCTAAGTTAGCTATCCAGCTACAGCCTATCACTCCCCCTCTTACTGTCAATGTGCTGGATGGTCAGCCCATGGGAAGCGGGCAAGTCACATATCAAATGGTTCCCATGTTACTTCAAGTAGGAGCTCTTCACTTTGAGAAAATACAACTTTTAGTTATTAATTCTCCCCATGAACCACTAGTTCTTGGATATCCCTGGCTGCAACTACACGACCCAGTCATTTCCTGGAGAAAAGGGGAACTAATTTCCAGGAGACAATGTTTTGTTTCCTGTCTCTCAATTCCTTGCCAGTCTACCTCAATTGAAAGGCCTCCTGTTTGGGCtaggaaaaatgtaaaaatgtgagtTTTTGGATGTGTTTTCGAAGGTCTGCGCTACTAAATTGCCACCTCATCATACATGGGATTGTGCTATAGATTTACTCCCTGGTTCTCCTCTATCCCAAGGCCGTGTATATCCCCTGTCCATACCCAAAAACAAGGCGATGGAGGAACATGTGGATGGGGTTGATATGACCTTCCACTTATCCTGCAGCttccagggttttttttgtggagaAAAAAGATAGGGGACTCAGACCATGCAACGATTACTGAATCCTGAACAATAGCTCTGTAAAATTCCACTGCCCTTAATTCCCACTGCCCTGGAACAGGTTCGCTCACCGCAGTCTACACCAaattacagtaaatcctcaaattgtgtccgggattctatttcaagccgggcctcggataatagccgggggcgtggtcgattcggacaaataaaggccgccccccaaatacaagccggggtaatattgcctacctgTAGGGCTATcggtccatgagcactagaagacattgtttcgatttaactcaatgaaataaaagagctcttcttaatattttatattgttggttggtttaatactgttgccaatgaaaagttgtcctacaccatgggtctccaacatgttactctcaagctaccagtcgcttgcctcccgcttctgagtagcttgccaaaggctgaagcagtatacatttaaacacgaTTGTTGCcgtgaggcattccagcctacgaatttaataaaaagtaaatcaggcaaaattaaaaattaactcaatttaggctacttggctatgcaataaggtttccatgtatttacagcacagcgcatgttcaatgaatgaatgaaagcgtttgccttggctcgcaataaacagacgggtggaaatcccaacactctttcaactacataaatcttaacagtgaaccatcaaataccccccagatttcagtgcccatcagtcccaacatttaacaatagaatcaaacagtccaaaagtaaattaaatcccaaaccaaagtgaaaatcttttgatagcctaccggtatgctgctccaaacgaaacgcatgtctcacaataaaacgcactttaggaaaaaaagatccttaacttgctgttatctacgctaatttgttattgttcatgaaggcgtgtctggcaagttgttattttattgattctggacttgcatgtgatttattgtgtttgagaatatttgcaataaactaagtctgttaagactgacactatgacttaccaaacggtgttcctgattagcctacactaattgatttctgaacggttacagcaAGTGCTGAACAgcgttggcccactttaagtgtagccttttactttatttctaagaataaaattctgcaACAGAAGCCTactaagaaataaaggcctgcctcgaatacaagcctgccccaaataaaggcctgtgctttgtgcagcctaagtaaataaaagaccccggccacaatttgaggatttacggtagagGTTATGTATGGTTAGAGTAGGTGAGGGGGACGAATGGAAAACAGCTTTCATCACCACCAGGTGACACTATTAGTATTTAGTTATGCCTTTTGGGGTTACTAATGCCCCTGCTATTTTTCAGTCTTTTATGAATTCAATTTTCAGAGACATGTTGGAGCAGTTTTTGATTGTGTATATTGATGatcttttaattttttcttcTAACCTCTCTGAATATGTCCAGCAGGTCCGTCAAGTTCTCAAACATCTCCGGGAACATCAATTGTTTGTGAAAGCTGAGAAATGTGAGTTTCACCAGACCACTATCTCATTCCTAGGCCATGTAATGGGCCCCGAAGGAATTCGGATGGACAATCATAAGATGGCAGCAGTCAACGACTGGCCAGAACCTAAGACGgtaaaataattacttttttgggtttttctaactttttaacatttctaaCGTTTTATCCAGAATTTCAGTTCCATGGCAGCACCGCTCACAGCCCTGGTTCGAAAGGGTCCAAATTTTAAATTTTTCCGTCACCTATCGTAAAGCGGATGCACTGCCTCAAAGATCAGTTCTGTGATTCTGCAGCCACTCCTGAACCAATTTTATATCCAGCCTGTATTGTCACTCCTGTAAGATGGGAGATtgaaaacattatccaggaGGCATTACAAGCGGAACCTGCGCCACCAGAGATACCGACCAGGTTTTTGTACCAGTGTCCGTAAGACCGCAGCTACTGCAATGGGCTCATACATCCCTTAGTACGGGACACCCTGGAATTACGCATACCACTAAACTAATATCAAAGAAATTCTGGTGGCCTTCACTACAGGATGATGTGAGGGATTATGTGCTCTCTTGTCCTGTTTGTGCTCAGTCCAAGTCCCCCAGGAATCTGCCAACAGGTATGTTGGAACCTCTCACTCGTCCCTGGCCCCACGTGAGCATTGACTTTGTTACTGATCTACCTCTGTCTGGTTTTAACACGATTTTATTTGCAGTTGATTGGTTTTCAAAAATGTGTCGGCTAATCCCTCTACTGGGTCTTCCTAGTGTGATGGAGATGGCGGAGTGCCATTTTAACCAGGTTTTCAGGCTATATGGAATCCCAGAGGACATTGTCTCTGACCGGGGTCCCCAGTTCACATGTGTGTGGAAAGCCTTTTTTCAATGCCTACAGGTCTCCATCAGCCTGTCCTCCAGGTAtcaccctcaatccaatggccaaATGGAGAGGCTTAATCAGGAGATACCTGAGACAATACTGCAACAGGAACCAGAGTGACTGAGTATGAGTATGGGCTGAGTATGCACAAAATTCTTAACTTCATACCTCTCTCCGTTTAACTATATTCCAGTGTGTTCTAGGATACCAGCCACAGCTGTTTCCTTGGGAGATGGTCCCCTCTGACATGCCAGCTGTGGAGGACTGGTTCAGCCATAGTGGACAAATTTGGGAGTCCGCGCATGTCCAATTACAGAGGGCGGTTAATGCACAGAAACAGTTTTGCAGACCAACGGCGCAGATCTAACCTGATATACCACCCGGGACAGCGAGTGTGGTTGTCTGCCAGAGACATGAAACTCAAACTGCCATGTCATAAGCTAAGCCCCAGATTCATTGGACCTACATCATAAAACGTATTAACCCTGTCTCCTACCGTCTGCAGCTCCCCTCCAGTTACTGGATTTCCCCTACTTTCCATGTGTCATTGTTGAAACCTGTACACTACAGTCCCATGAATCCGCCAACATTGACTAGTAATGCCCCAGCCCCGTTGGAGGTGAACCAGCCTATTCGGTCCAAATGCTCCTGGACTCCAGACGACGGAGGGAGCGTctattacataataataatcaataattcAGCTGTAACATTTAagcttttggaaaatgaatgtatgGAAATCTCAtatttgctcttttctactgacacactaatatatataaatatatatttaaaaagtcTAGGATgactaagacttttgcacagtatcaCCTTTGACAAGTTATTTGCAAACATGCCATTAACTTACACTGCTACTCACTTTCTCTTACTGAATTCCAATAAAACAGATGTAATGGTAGTTGGGCCCAAGTCACTGAGATTCAATCTATTTGACAGCATATTATACCTACATGGCATActgaagtattcagaccccttcactttttgcgcACTgtatagatttaattttaaattgatgaaatagcattttttttccccattaatCTGCACTtgataacccataatgacaaagtgaaaacatgtttcgaaatttttgctaatgtattaaaaatctaaaactgaaatctataatttacatacatattcaGATCCTTTgtacacctgtgtatataaggtcccacaattcacactgcttgtcaggagcaaaaccaagccatgaagtccaaggaactctccgTAGACCTCcatgaggcatagatcagggcaagggtataaaacccatttctaaagctttgagtgttgcCAGGCAAGACGTGGGaggggaggtgaccaagaacccaacagaGCCTTGGAAGTCCTCAAATGGGAGAACCTGCCTGAAGGataaccatctcagcagcactatCAGTCAGGCCTAGACAGAAGCCATTCTTGAGTAAATGTCATATGACAGCCCGCTTGGATTTCACCAAACGGTATTTAAATGACTATGAGAGCATGAGGAAGAAGATTCCctgtctgatgagacaaaaactattttggcagaactccaagcactatgtctggctaACActaggcactgctcatcacctggctcaTCCCTAAGGTGCATCATGGCTTGTGGCAGCATCTTGCTATGGGgtgcagggacagggagactggtcagaaagGGTAGGATGAATACAGCAAAATACAGATAAATCCTACTCCAGAGTGTATGCGACCTCAAACTAGGacgacggttcacctttcagcatgaaAATGACTCAAaccatacagccaagacaactctagagtggcttcaggacaagtctctgactgcatctgtggagagacctgaagatggcagttcacaaaTGCTTCCCATCCTATTTGATGGACTtggaggatctgccaggaagaatgggataaacacagcgctttggataaaggcgctatataaatgccaaccatttaccatttaaactgCCCAAACTGCCAAAATTCAAGATGCAGAAAACTCATCAATGCCAATGTTACTTCAAGattagattatttttttctttttagaaaaTTCCTCTCTGAAGGATTTCCAACTGATCAAAATAAAGCTGCTTGTATTCTTACCAGACCAAGGAGATCTGAGCACATTAGCTCAGCATTTGCATCTCTTCACTAGCTACCTGTGAAATTCCAGATAGACTCTGATACTGCCCCTGAATTTTTAAGTTTTATATTGACTTGCCCTTTGTATCTGAATGATCTCCCTTCCCCCAATAATCCTGCATATATGCTTGCAGGGTGTATGCAGGTGGAAAAGCCTTGAAAGGAGCCCACgtattaccttgtttccaggtatttctccagtttctaaagactAATCTAGTACTTCTTTATCCCCAAACTCAATATCGGCTAAGATAAGTTTTGAATATGACCTTTGACCAATTAGTAACCTCCTCCCCTAAATCTCTCAACAAAGTAGAAATTTTAGAGATCCGAAATATCTTTATTGCTGGttgcactttattttacagtatgcAAATTACAGGGCAATTACATTGTACTTGCCACACAATTAACTCTTAATCGTTGTAACACCTACTAATTCCTGGTAATTATTTGTAATACAAATGGTTAATTTATCAGGAAATCCATGGGATTACTTGGTATTACTAGTAGCCAACAAAATCCATGCTTGTAACCCTGCTTGTCAACAAACCAACTTCAGCCCCttttaatgttcacatggaaGCTGAATGTGCACTGAATGCTAATAGCAGAGACATAAGTGCTACATAGCGTGTCCATCTCCAGTCTCCCCTTGGATATGACGAACCCGAGGAACAGGGCAGATGGCTGGCTTAACTTATTCACAACACTATGTCCCGGAGAACATCATTCACTATAGACTGAAACACAGCAGGGGTGTTAGTGAGCCCGAAAGGCATCGGCAGGTACTCATAATGGCCAGACTGTGTATTGAAGGCCATCTTCCACTCATCCTCTACTTGAATATGCACAAAGTGATAAGCATTGCAGGAGGTCTAGCTTGGTGAATATGTTGCAGCCTTGTAGAGTGGAGAAGGCAGATGGGATAAGTGTTAGGGAGATGTTGTTGTTCCATTTAGTCCTTGCCGGTGATGAGGAGGGGCGAATTACTCCTGAAGCCAGGCACGATATAGTTTtccatgggggcgacatggctcaggcagtaagagcagtcgtctggcagtcggagggttgccagttcgatcccccgcctgggctgtgtcgaagtgtccctgagcaagacacccaacccccaaatgctcctgacgagctggtcggcgccttgcatgtgTGCCTATTATATTACTTGGCGTGGCTTCTTAGAGGCGCACTTGTACCTTtctatttcctttattttctttattttcatgtattgaagCAACTGGTATAGGTAGGCTGTAGTTAGGTTATTCATTGGACTCCTAGGACTTGTCTCTTGTTATATAGTGGGCTCGGTGCTGATTGGTGACGGGGTTAGTCAATAGGGGTACCCTCCTCACATGTTATAGAGTGTTAGTGTTAATGGCACCTGAATCACATATAGTATCACCTTGTTTGCAG contains:
- the LOC133132269 gene encoding sodium channel subunit beta-4-like, encoding MECGRRGTLYWRAHSGVPALAMLLIALMLGVWVTQALEMSVGKVPFLVAVNGSTVLLPCTYASCIGIKNLYFRWQYNDNGTMYTLCDSVIPEDGVDPQVTIWRERVEFVGKKNNVSILLWNITFEDAGQYTCYGRNPKEKGRNHSAIFTLEVVDELKVVDNTLTVIIASAVGGVIGLFVTFMLLKNLTLFIISKIEEKNKECLVSSSGIDNTENGLSGSKADSKPTPKKA